In a genomic window of Muntiacus reevesi chromosome 1, mMunRee1.1, whole genome shotgun sequence:
- the LOC136155446 gene encoding UDP-glucuronosyltransferase 1A3-like → MALGLQLRRQVLAGLLLCLCAGRWAEAGKVLVVPMEGSHWLSMREAVRELHARGHQAVVLSPEVNVHIKAEDFFTTKTYAVPYTQDEFVSVMKSHIHVFFQRLPFLTMFWEAMASLKNVSLLFARSCEALLYNKDLIRHLNASSFDVVLTDPFNPCGAVLAQYLSIPSVFFLRSVLCGLDVEGTACPNPFSYVPRLLTRNSDHMTFFQRVKNMLYPLSLKYICQVAFTPYARMASELLQREVSLGEILASGSVWLFRGDFVMDYPRPIMPNMVFIGGVNCANRKPLSQFFHVSVFSRTNGIGSNHHSHFPS, encoded by the exons ATGGCCCTGGGGCTGCAGCTTCGGCGGCAGGTGCTGGCTGGACTCCTGCTCTGTCTGTGTGCCGGGCGATGGGCCGAGGCTGGGAAGGTGCTGGTGGTCCCCATGGAGGGCAGCCACTGGCTCAGCATGCGGGAGGCCGTGCGGGAGCTCCACGCCAGAGGTCACCAGGCAGTGGTCCTGTCTCCGGAGGTCAATGTGCACATCAAGGCAGAGGACTTTTTCACCACGAAAACCTACGCCGTTCCCTACACACAGGATGAATTTGTTTCCGTCATGAAGAGCCATATTCATGTGTTTTTTCAAAGATTACCTTTTCTTACAATGTTTTGGGAAGCTAtggcttctttgaaaaatgtgtctttgctCTTTGCAAGGTCTTGTGAGGCACTGTTGTATAACAAGGATCTGATCAGGCACCTGAATGCCAGTTCCTTTGATGTGGTTTTAACAGATCCTTTTAACCCTTGTGGGGCAGTGCTGGCTCAGTACCTGTCCATTCCTAGTGTGTTTTTCTTGCGATCTGTTCTGTGTGGCTTAGATGTTGAGGGCACTGCATGCCCAAACCCTTTCTCATATGTTCCCAGGTTATTAACAAGGAATTCAGACCACATGACATTCTTCCAAAGGGTGAAGAACATGCTCTACCCTCTGAGCCTGAAGTACATTTGCCAGGTTGCTTTCACTCCTTATGCACGTATGGCCTCTGAGCTTCTTCAGAGAGAGGTGTCACTGGGGGAGATTCTTGCCTCTGGATCCGTGTGGCTGTTCAGAGGAGACTTTGTGATGGACTACCCCAGGCCAATCATGCCCAACATGGTGTTCATTGGGGGTGTCAACTGTGCCAACAGGAAACCATTATCTCAG tttttccatGTGAGTGTATTTTCTAGAACTAACGGCATTGGCTCAAATCATCACTCCCATTTTCCTAGCTGA
- the LOC136164912 gene encoding UDP-glucuronosyltransferase 1A3-like: MALGLQLRRQVLAGLLLCLCIGRWAEAGKVLVVPMEGSHWLSMREAVRELHARGHQVVVAAPEVNVRVKAEDFFIKKTYAIPYTQDDFDYFLMGRFNMLFERVHFLILFWKTIDVAKNASVVFARSCEALLYNKDLIRDLNASSFDVVLTDPVYPCGAVLAKYLSIPAVFFLRFLPCDLDIEGTACPNSLSYVPKLLTLNSDHMTFFQRVKNMLYPLSLKYLCHFSFTPYAHMASELLERDVSLGEIFSSAHLWLFRGDFVMDYPRPIMPNMVFIGGINCGNRKP; this comes from the coding sequence ATGGCCCTGGGGCTGCAGCTTCGGCGGCAGGTGCTGGCTGGACTCCTGCTCTGTCTGTGCATCGGACGATGGGCCGAGGCTGGGAAGGTGCTGGTGGTCCCCATGGAGGGCAGCCACTGGCTCAGCATGCGGGAGGCCGTGCGGGAGCTCCACGCCAGAGGTCACCAAGTAGTGGTTGCTGCTCCAGAGGTCAATGTGCGCGTCAAGGCAGAGGACTTTTTCATCAAGAAAACCTATGCCATTCCGTACACCCAGGATGATTTTGATTACTTCCTGATGGGCCGATTTAATATGCTTTTTGAAAGAGTGCATTTTCTAATACTGTTTTGGAAAACTATTGATGTTGCAAAAAATGCATCTGTGGTCTTTGCAAGGTCTTGTGAGGCACTGTTGTATAACAAGGACCTGATCAGAGACCTGAATGCCAGTTCCTTTGATGTGGTTTTAACGGACCCTGTTTATCCCTGCGGGGCGGTGCTGGCTAAGTACCTGTCCATTCCTGCTGTGTTTTTCTTGCGTTTCCTTCCCTGTGACTTAGATATTGAGGGCACAGCATGCCCAAACTCTCTCTCTTATGTTCCTAAGCTGTTAACGTTGAATTCAGACCACATGACATTCTTCCAGAGGGTCAAGAACATGCTCTATCCTCTGAGCCTGAAGTACCTTTGCCATTTTTCTTTCACTCCTTATGCACATATGGCCTCTGAACTTCTTGAGAGAGACGTGTCGCTGGGGGAGATTTTCAGCTCTGCACATTTGTGGCTGTTCAGAGGAGACTTTGTGATGGACTACCCTCGGCCGATCATGCCCAACATGGTGTTCATTGGGGGTATCAACTGTGGCAACAGGAAACCATGA